In one window of Caenimonas aquaedulcis DNA:
- a CDS encoding Lrp/AsnC family transcriptional regulator, whose translation MDELDRQDVVLLTELQRDSHQTVQQLADRVGLSSTPCWKRIKDMEASGVIRGYTAIIDRERVGLALCVIAEVNLTRHNEDVVVQFEKEVAHCPQIVSCYSTTGQADYVMKVLAPDIKSYERFLHETAFKLPGVTHVRSSVVLKEVKADTRLPIQAPGKAGKSKARRG comes from the coding sequence ATGGATGAGCTCGACCGGCAGGACGTGGTGCTGCTCACGGAACTGCAGCGCGATTCGCACCAGACGGTGCAGCAGCTCGCCGACCGCGTGGGGCTTTCGAGCACGCCGTGCTGGAAGCGCATCAAGGACATGGAGGCGAGCGGGGTGATCCGCGGCTACACCGCGATCATCGACCGCGAGCGGGTCGGGCTCGCGCTGTGCGTCATCGCGGAGGTGAACCTCACCCGGCACAACGAGGACGTCGTCGTGCAGTTCGAAAAGGAGGTCGCGCACTGCCCGCAGATCGTGAGCTGCTACTCCACCACCGGCCAGGCCGACTACGTGATGAAGGTGCTGGCGCCGGACATCAAGAGCTACGAGCGCTTCCTGCACGAGACGGCGTTCAAGCTCCCGGGCGTCACGCATGTGCGCTCGAGCGTCGTCCTCAAGGAAGTGAAGGCGGACACGCGGCTGCCGATCCAGGCGCCGGGCAAGGCGGGCAAGTCGAAGGCGAGGCGCGGATAG
- a CDS encoding response regulator, with translation MTQHASPGVEALKVLVIDDHHLVRLGLHSALRQVDPDCKLLEAETLAAGISAIEENSDIDLVLLDLGLPGCRGIDAVELLYASCPSARVVVVSATYDLRTVQLALKRGVLGFVPKLSGAEVLVSALQFVLAGGIYVPPETLFNGGEVPALGASSPPGANSPQAAGLTARQIDVLKLLLDGRSNKQICRDLNLALGTVKSHVAAILQTLGCSTRAQAVAAVEKRGWRHALMGDAADAGREPAKAAQQH, from the coding sequence ATGACACAACACGCATCACCTGGGGTGGAAGCCCTGAAGGTATTGGTGATCGACGACCATCACCTCGTTCGCCTCGGCTTGCATTCGGCGCTGCGCCAGGTCGATCCCGACTGCAAGCTGCTGGAGGCCGAAACCCTTGCGGCCGGAATATCGGCCATCGAAGAAAATTCGGACATCGACCTCGTCCTGCTCGACCTGGGACTGCCCGGGTGCCGCGGCATCGATGCCGTCGAGCTCCTGTACGCGAGTTGTCCCTCCGCCCGCGTGGTGGTGGTGTCCGCCACGTACGACCTGCGCACCGTGCAGCTGGCGCTGAAACGCGGCGTGCTCGGCTTCGTCCCGAAGCTGTCGGGGGCGGAGGTGCTCGTGAGCGCCCTGCAATTCGTCCTGGCCGGCGGCATCTACGTTCCACCCGAGACCCTGTTCAACGGCGGCGAAGTTCCCGCCTTGGGGGCATCCAGTCCGCCGGGCGCGAACTCTCCCCAGGCCGCCGGGTTGACGGCGCGGCAGATCGACGTTTTGAAGCTGCTGCTGGACGGCCGGTCCAACAAGCAGATTTGCAGGGACCTGAACCTCGCGCTGGGCACCGTGAAGAGCCACGTCGCCGCGATCCTGCAGACGCTGGGCTGCTCGACGCGCGCGCAGGCCGTTGCAGCCGTGGAAAAGCGTGGCTGGCGGCACGCCCTCATGGGCGACGCCGCGGACGCGGGTAGGGAACCCGCCAAGGCTGCGCAACAACACTGA
- a CDS encoding DUF4331 domain-containing protein, giving the protein MKLSSIASAALLLTLGAASVAFASSHREGPYITSQPKVDGTDFYMFRSYEPGRQGFVTMLANYQPFQDPQGGPNFYMFDPNALYEIHVDNNGDAVEDMTFQFRFNNASKDGALAVGGKQTKIPLINSGPISGVNPATLNVRETFTIDLVRGNRRGGARTSVTNAAGGSATFDKPVDNIGEKVFPGGYAAYANQHIYNVAIPGCATPGKVFVGQRKEPFYIAVGKTFDLFNLNPLGPEVGGNNNDLEAKNVSSIAMELPIDCVATSADPVIGAFTTASLRQARLVNGAPGTGLAKATKEGGAWTQVSRVGMPLVNEVVIGLADKDKFNASRPSGDGQFIDYVTNPALPALIESLFPSAKAPTNFPRTDLVTVFLKGLEGVNQPKNVVASEMLRLNTSIAATPAASQNALGVPGGDLAGFPNGRRPADDVVDLSLRVAMGALCALTGTADTLKVGCKPSDAPAGGLPLTDGVRKTAANYGTAFPYLTTPITGNFNPAPAAGTTYP; this is encoded by the coding sequence ATGAAACTTTCTTCGATCGCGTCCGCGGCACTGCTGCTGACCCTCGGCGCCGCGAGCGTCGCGTTCGCATCCAGCCACCGCGAGGGCCCGTACATCACGAGCCAGCCCAAGGTGGACGGCACCGACTTCTACATGTTCCGCAGCTACGAGCCCGGCCGCCAGGGCTTCGTGACGATGCTCGCGAACTACCAGCCGTTCCAGGACCCGCAGGGCGGACCCAACTTCTATATGTTCGACCCGAACGCGCTGTACGAAATCCACGTGGACAACAACGGCGACGCGGTGGAGGACATGACCTTCCAGTTCCGCTTCAACAATGCGTCCAAGGACGGCGCGCTCGCCGTCGGCGGCAAGCAGACGAAAATCCCGCTCATCAACAGCGGCCCCATCTCCGGCGTGAACCCCGCCACGCTCAACGTGCGCGAAACCTTCACGATCGACCTCGTGCGCGGCAACCGCCGCGGCGGCGCACGCACGTCCGTCACCAACGCGGCCGGCGGCTCGGCGACCTTCGACAAGCCGGTGGACAACATCGGCGAGAAGGTGTTCCCCGGCGGCTATGCGGCCTATGCGAACCAGCATATCTACAACGTCGCCATCCCCGGCTGCGCGACGCCCGGCAAGGTGTTCGTCGGCCAGCGCAAGGAGCCCTTCTACATCGCGGTGGGCAAGACGTTCGACCTCTTCAACCTGAACCCGCTCGGCCCGGAGGTGGGCGGCAACAACAACGACCTGGAAGCCAAGAACGTCAGTTCCATCGCGATGGAATTGCCGATCGATTGCGTCGCCACCTCGGCCGATCCCGTGATCGGCGCCTTCACCACGGCCAGCCTGCGCCAGGCGCGCCTCGTCAACGGCGCCCCGGGCACGGGCCTCGCGAAAGCCACCAAGGAAGGCGGCGCATGGACGCAGGTGTCGCGCGTCGGCATGCCGCTCGTCAATGAAGTCGTGATCGGCCTGGCCGACAAGGACAAGTTCAACGCGTCGCGTCCTTCCGGTGACGGGCAGTTCATCGACTACGTGACGAACCCCGCGTTGCCTGCGCTGATCGAGAGCCTGTTCCCCTCGGCCAAGGCGCCGACCAACTTCCCGCGCACCGACCTCGTCACCGTGTTCCTCAAGGGACTCGAAGGCGTGAACCAGCCGAAGAACGTGGTCGCGTCCGAAATGCTGCGCCTCAACACTTCCATCGCGGCGACACCGGCGGCCAGCCAGAACGCGCTCGGCGTCCCCGGCGGCGACCTCGCGGGCTTCCCGAACGGACGCCGCCCGGCCGACGACGTGGTCGACCTCTCTCTGCGCGTCGCGATGGGCGCCCTGTGCGCGCTGACCGGCACCGCCGACACGCTGAAGGTGGGCTGCAAGCCGTCCGATGCGCCCGCGGGCGGCCTGCCGCTGACCGATGGCGTGCGCAAGACCGCGGCCAACTACGGCACGGCATTCCCGTACCTCACCACCCCGATCACGGGCAACTTCAACCCGGCTCCCGCGGCCGGCACGACCTACCCGTGA
- a CDS encoding DUF4198 domain-containing protein: protein MKWGDTVACAVAAISLMGWGPALSHEFWMVPDRFHPAGDSVSLAMQVGENFSGELVGVSTAFVTQLHRRAAGRASDLRAFIPAAPSGAMQVPLAGSGTQLFWADTQPSHVELDAGRFHAYLHDEGLDGIIDARTRAGTADQPGRERFRRHVKTLVNTAAEPGDAALHVTGQRLEIVPLSDPTAAPAGGDLVFEVLWEGKPLPRALVKFWHRRGGQLLLIRATTDAQGRLVATPPFAGTWMASVVHMIPATDSPQDDWDSHWGSLTFEMRAR from the coding sequence ATGAAATGGGGCGACACCGTCGCCTGCGCGGTGGCCGCCATCTCCCTGATGGGATGGGGCCCCGCGCTTTCGCACGAATTCTGGATGGTGCCCGACCGTTTCCATCCCGCCGGCGACTCCGTGTCGCTGGCGATGCAGGTCGGGGAGAATTTCAGCGGTGAGCTCGTGGGCGTGTCCACCGCTTTCGTCACGCAATTGCATCGGCGCGCCGCGGGCCGGGCGAGCGACCTGCGTGCGTTCATTCCCGCCGCGCCCTCGGGAGCCATGCAGGTGCCCCTCGCCGGCTCCGGGACGCAACTGTTCTGGGCGGACACGCAGCCCAGCCATGTGGAGCTGGACGCGGGACGCTTCCACGCGTACCTGCACGACGAAGGGCTCGACGGGATCATCGATGCGCGCACCCGGGCCGGCACGGCCGACCAGCCCGGGCGCGAGCGGTTCCGGCGCCACGTGAAGACGCTGGTCAACACAGCCGCCGAGCCGGGCGATGCCGCGCTGCATGTCACCGGCCAGCGCCTGGAGATCGTTCCCCTCTCGGACCCCACGGCCGCGCCCGCGGGAGGCGACCTCGTGTTCGAGGTGCTGTGGGAGGGCAAGCCGCTGCCGCGGGCGCTGGTGAAGTTCTGGCACCGCCGCGGCGGGCAGCTGCTCCTGATCCGCGCGACGACCGATGCGCAAGGCCGGCTCGTCGCCACGCCCCCCTTTGCCGGCACGTGGATGGCGAGCGTGGTGCACATGATCCCCGCGACCGATTCGCCGCAGGACGACTGGGACAGTCACTGGGGCAGCCTCACGTTCGAGATGCGCGCACGCTGA
- a CDS encoding indolepyruvate ferredoxin oxidoreductase family protein yields the protein MNDTLARPGYRLSDALWAHEGQIFLTGTQAIVRLMLMQRQRDAAAGIASQGFISGYRGSPLGMVDQQVWKAGPKFAEQGVRFLPAINEELAATAVLGTQRVESDPERTCDGVFALWYGKGPGVDRAGDALKHGNAYGASPNGGVLMVAGDDHGCVSSSMPHQSDQAFQAIHAPVVSPANIAEYLEFGLYGWALSRYSGNWVGFTALSEVVESGSTVDLDLINARMAAWQDARTVDSITGHTAPAGGLHYRWPDLPSLVIEQRLHAKLDAVRAFARVNSIDRTIADSPRATCGIVTAGKAHFDFMEVLRRLDISTETLAQHGVRICKLGLTYPVEPVRMGEFVRGLREVLVIEEKGPVVESQLRDMFYNAPHRPVVIGKRDAMGSPLVSPLGELRPSRLIEIVADWLAAHFPDLDRRHLVRDFTPPELLANAADAVKRLPYFCAGCPHNTSTKVPEGSHAQAGIGCHFMASWMDRETEGLIQMGGEGVDWVSHAMFTRVPHVFQNLGDGTYYHSGYLAIRQAVAAKATLTYKILFNDAVAMTGGQPVDGIITVDGIARQVEAEGVKQVIVMSDDISKYDGIHARFPAGTEFHDRAELDAVQRRLREMPGVTVLIYEQTCAAEKRRRRKKGELVEPARRLFINEQVCEGCGDCSVQSNCVAVLPTETPLGRKRRIDQSACNKDYSCAKGFCPSFVGVLGGQPRRKAGALARRGSEVARLVDVLPPPAPHAWTGPYDLLVAGVGGTGIVTVGAVIAMAAHLEGKSASVLDFMGFAQKGGSVLAFVRLADVPSRLNQVRIDTQQADAIVACDAVVGASPEALQTVRRGRTRVLANVHETPVAESLRNPDAQLRIPQLLDKLRFAAGDDRVETLDAQALAEALLGDSILANMLTVGYAWQRGLLPVGLAALRRAIELNGVAVETNLLAFSLGRLEAASPSALRQLLEEESLDAPPADSLDASIARGIDHLTAYQGAAYAKRYAQLVSRVRAGELSLDEGSGLPFTAAVARALLKLMAYKDEYEVARLYTDGRFQQQLRQQFEGEVSLEFYMAPPFLSRAKDGQAPRKVRLGAWMQHAMKLLARGRMLRGTPFDIFGRTQERRMERQLIEDYVARIESLLPLLDARRLGIATDIASLPLSMRGFGHVKLANVALARTREAELLHRLDPVAYPRPEAKAQAGQLRGIAVVSAR from the coding sequence ATGAACGACACCCTCGCCCGACCCGGCTACCGCCTCTCCGATGCGCTCTGGGCGCACGAGGGGCAGATCTTCCTCACCGGCACCCAGGCCATCGTGCGGCTCATGCTGATGCAGCGCCAGCGCGATGCCGCGGCGGGCATCGCGTCGCAGGGATTCATCAGCGGCTACCGCGGCTCGCCGCTCGGCATGGTCGACCAGCAGGTGTGGAAGGCCGGCCCGAAGTTCGCGGAACAAGGCGTGAGGTTCCTGCCCGCCATCAACGAGGAACTCGCCGCCACCGCGGTGCTGGGCACGCAGCGCGTGGAGTCGGACCCGGAGCGCACCTGCGACGGCGTCTTCGCGCTCTGGTACGGCAAGGGCCCGGGCGTGGACCGCGCGGGCGATGCGCTCAAGCACGGCAACGCCTACGGCGCTTCGCCGAACGGCGGCGTGCTGATGGTGGCGGGGGACGACCACGGCTGCGTGTCGTCCTCGATGCCGCACCAGAGCGACCAGGCCTTCCAGGCGATCCACGCGCCCGTCGTGTCGCCCGCCAACATCGCGGAGTACCTGGAATTCGGCCTGTACGGCTGGGCGCTGTCTCGCTATTCGGGCAACTGGGTCGGCTTCACCGCGCTGTCGGAGGTGGTGGAGAGCGGCAGCACCGTGGACCTCGACCTGATCAACGCGCGCATGGCGGCCTGGCAGGACGCACGGACGGTCGATTCCATCACCGGGCATACGGCCCCGGCGGGGGGCCTTCACTACCGCTGGCCCGACCTGCCTTCGCTCGTGATCGAGCAGCGGCTGCACGCCAAGCTCGACGCGGTGCGCGCCTTCGCGCGCGTCAACAGCATCGACCGGACCATCGCCGACAGCCCGCGGGCGACCTGCGGGATCGTGACCGCCGGCAAGGCGCACTTCGACTTCATGGAGGTGCTGCGGCGCCTGGACATCTCCACCGAGACGCTCGCGCAGCACGGCGTGCGCATCTGCAAGCTCGGGCTGACCTATCCGGTCGAGCCGGTGCGCATGGGCGAATTCGTGCGCGGCCTGCGCGAAGTGCTGGTGATCGAGGAGAAGGGCCCCGTCGTCGAATCGCAGTTGCGCGACATGTTCTACAACGCGCCGCACCGCCCCGTCGTCATCGGCAAACGCGATGCGATGGGCTCGCCGCTCGTGTCCCCGCTGGGCGAGCTGCGGCCGTCGCGGCTCATCGAGATCGTCGCCGACTGGCTGGCCGCGCACTTCCCGGACCTCGACCGCCGCCACCTCGTGCGCGACTTCACGCCGCCCGAGCTGCTCGCCAACGCGGCCGATGCCGTGAAGCGCCTGCCGTACTTCTGCGCGGGCTGCCCGCACAACACCTCGACGAAGGTGCCCGAGGGCTCGCATGCGCAGGCAGGCATCGGCTGCCATTTCATGGCGAGCTGGATGGACCGGGAGACCGAGGGCCTGATCCAGATGGGCGGCGAAGGGGTGGACTGGGTGTCGCACGCGATGTTCACCAGGGTGCCGCACGTGTTCCAGAACCTGGGCGACGGCACCTACTACCACTCGGGCTATCTCGCGATCCGGCAGGCCGTCGCGGCGAAAGCGACGCTCACCTACAAGATCCTCTTCAACGACGCGGTCGCGATGACGGGCGGCCAGCCGGTGGACGGGATCATCACCGTCGACGGCATCGCACGGCAGGTCGAGGCCGAGGGCGTGAAGCAGGTGATCGTGATGTCCGACGACATCTCGAAGTACGACGGCATCCACGCGCGCTTTCCCGCGGGGACGGAGTTCCACGACCGCGCCGAACTCGACGCCGTGCAGCGGCGCCTGCGCGAGATGCCCGGCGTCACGGTGCTGATCTACGAGCAGACCTGTGCGGCCGAGAAGCGCCGCCGCCGCAAGAAGGGCGAGCTCGTCGAGCCCGCGCGCCGGCTCTTCATCAACGAGCAGGTGTGCGAAGGCTGCGGGGATTGCTCCGTGCAATCGAACTGCGTCGCCGTGCTGCCGACGGAGACGCCGCTCGGCCGCAAGCGCCGCATCGACCAGAGCGCATGCAACAAGGACTACTCGTGCGCCAAGGGTTTCTGCCCGAGCTTCGTCGGCGTGCTGGGCGGCCAGCCGCGCAGGAAGGCCGGCGCGCTGGCGCGCCGCGGGAGCGAGGTCGCGCGCCTGGTCGACGTCTTGCCGCCGCCCGCGCCGCACGCGTGGACCGGCCCCTACGACCTGCTCGTCGCGGGCGTGGGCGGCACGGGCATCGTGACCGTGGGCGCGGTGATCGCGATGGCCGCTCACCTCGAAGGCAAGTCCGCGAGCGTGCTGGACTTCATGGGCTTCGCGCAAAAAGGCGGCAGCGTGCTCGCGTTCGTGCGCCTGGCCGACGTGCCCTCGCGGCTGAACCAGGTGCGCATCGACACGCAGCAGGCCGATGCGATCGTCGCCTGCGACGCGGTCGTGGGCGCTTCGCCGGAAGCCTTGCAGACCGTGCGTCGCGGCCGCACGCGCGTGCTGGCGAACGTGCACGAGACGCCCGTGGCCGAGTCGCTGCGCAACCCCGATGCGCAGCTGCGCATCCCCCAGCTGCTGGACAAGCTGCGCTTCGCCGCGGGCGACGATCGCGTCGAAACGCTCGATGCCCAGGCACTCGCGGAGGCGCTGCTCGGCGACTCCATCCTCGCGAACATGCTGACCGTCGGCTACGCGTGGCAGCGCGGCCTCCTGCCGGTGGGCCTCGCCGCGCTGCGACGCGCGATCGAATTGAACGGCGTCGCGGTCGAAACCAACCTGCTCGCCTTCTCGCTCGGCCGCCTCGAGGCCGCCTCGCCGTCCGCGCTGCGCCAGCTGCTCGAAGAAGAAAGCCTGGATGCGCCGCCCGCCGACTCGCTCGACGCGTCGATCGCGCGCGGCATCGATCACCTCACCGCTTACCAGGGCGCCGCCTACGCGAAGCGCTATGCGCAACTCGTCTCCCGTGTGCGCGCGGGTGAACTCTCGCTCGACGAGGGGAGCGGCCTGCCTTTCACGGCGGCGGTGGCGCGCGCGCTGCTCAAGCTCATGGCGTACAAGGACGAATACGAGGTCGCGCGCCTGTACACCGACGGACGCTTCCAGCAGCAGTTGCGCCAGCAGTTCGAAGGCGAGGTCTCGCTCGAGTTCTACATGGCCCCGCCCTTCCTCAGCCGCGCGAAGGACGGCCAGGCGCCGCGCAAGGTCCGGCTCGGCGCATGGATGCAGCACGCGATGAAGCTGCTGGCGCGCGGACGCATGCTGCGCGGCACGCCCTTCGACATCTTCGGCCGCACGCAGGAGCGCCGCATGGAGCGGCAGTTGATCGAGGACTACGTGGCGCGCATCGAGTCGCTGCTGCCCCTGCTCGATGCACGGCGGCTGGGCATCGCGACGGACATCGCGTCCCTGCCGCTGTCCATGCGCGGGTTCGGCCACGTGAAGCTCGCGAACGTCGCGCTGGCGCGCACGCGCGAGGCGGAGCTGCTGCATCGGCTCGACCCGGTCGCGTATCCGCGGCCGGAAGCGAAGGCGCAGGCGGGCCAGCTGCGCGGGATCGCCGTCGTGTCCGCCCGCTGA
- a CDS encoding NAD(P)-dependent oxidoreductase has protein sequence MRILVVGAKGRTGAEVVSCALNAGHEVTVLAHDAAHVPARHERLRIVDGDVMRPECVVTAMQRQQAVISALDPPAGALADSTVSEGTQNIMRAMSVSGVMRLVVQSGLMVGSGHGMNLVKRVFIAACRAAHGRLYEDKARTESLVRESNLDWTIVRPPRLKCSPARGGYRVGRDLDVDILAGITHADAAAFLVQAAATGTYRGQILNISY, from the coding sequence GTGAGAATTCTCGTAGTCGGCGCCAAAGGCCGCACCGGAGCAGAAGTCGTCAGTTGTGCGCTGAACGCCGGGCATGAAGTCACGGTGTTGGCCCATGACGCCGCCCACGTCCCTGCCAGGCACGAAAGGCTGCGCATCGTCGATGGCGACGTGATGCGCCCGGAATGCGTCGTGACGGCCATGCAGCGGCAGCAGGCAGTCATCAGCGCACTGGACCCGCCCGCCGGTGCCCTCGCCGATTCGACCGTCTCCGAAGGCACGCAGAACATCATGCGCGCCATGTCCGTCTCCGGTGTGATGCGCCTGGTCGTCCAGAGCGGGCTCATGGTGGGAAGCGGCCACGGCATGAACCTCGTGAAGCGCGTGTTCATCGCGGCCTGCAGGGCCGCGCACGGGCGCCTCTACGAGGACAAGGCCCGCACCGAAAGCCTGGTGCGCGAAAGCAACCTCGACTGGACCATCGTCCGCCCCCCGCGATTGAAGTGCTCGCCCGCGCGTGGCGGCTATCGCGTCGGCAGGGACCTCGACGTCGACATCCTGGCCGGGATCACGCATGCGGATGCGGCCGCCTTCCTCGTGCAGGCCGCGGCGACCGGCACGTATCGCGGCCAGATCCTCAACATCAGCTACTAG
- a CDS encoding serine hydrolase domain-containing protein: MNPSMQSVFRRACGALFICAFATCAFAQAPAPAWPAAEWERATPEEMGMDSAALATFVEFGANTRMDSLVVTRWGRIVAEAYYAPFQRGMKHRINSSTKAVMGALAGIAAGQGRLDVNAPALGFFKGATAANEDDRKRAITVQQLLNMTSGISWVEPLSDEVPETMIAMGRSANWVQFVLDRPMAQAPGAKFNYNSGDWQLVSAIVSLASGMPSRDFAAKHLLAPLGIVDWRWRLDPQGVATGGFGLYLRTQDMARFGYLYLHHGQWNGTQVVPRAWADKVFQASVPMFATGAWKYADGWWTLPSRGAYFTVGFDRQLIVVMPETGVVAAMTGRSNYPLDNVIDHLARAARSASPLPADAQGQAALDAKIREAATPKPMATLPAAPPIAREVAGRTYALERNPWGMKEMTLRMDGAPAMELVVYTSRTSNATMKVTLPLGMDGKFTMSETPEGLTAIQAGWTDASTLSAVLRVPEEGISRTYELRFDGARVAVTVTNSTGAKTSFSGEAR, translated from the coding sequence ATGAACCCATCCATGCAGTCCGTCTTCCGGCGCGCGTGCGGCGCGCTGTTCATCTGCGCTTTCGCGACCTGTGCTTTCGCGCAGGCGCCCGCGCCGGCATGGCCCGCGGCCGAGTGGGAACGCGCCACGCCCGAGGAGATGGGCATGGACTCCGCGGCGCTCGCGACCTTCGTGGAATTCGGCGCCAACACGCGCATGGACAGCCTGGTCGTCACGCGCTGGGGCCGTATCGTCGCCGAGGCGTACTACGCGCCATTCCAGCGCGGCATGAAGCACCGCATCAACTCCTCCACCAAGGCGGTGATGGGCGCGCTCGCCGGGATCGCGGCGGGACAGGGCCGGCTGGACGTGAACGCGCCGGCGCTGGGGTTCTTCAAAGGCGCGACCGCCGCGAACGAGGACGATCGCAAACGCGCGATCACCGTGCAGCAGCTGCTGAACATGACCTCGGGCATCTCGTGGGTGGAACCCCTGTCGGACGAGGTGCCCGAAACGATGATCGCCATGGGCCGCAGCGCGAACTGGGTGCAGTTCGTCCTCGACCGCCCGATGGCGCAGGCGCCGGGGGCGAAGTTCAACTACAACAGCGGCGACTGGCAGCTGGTGTCCGCGATCGTGTCGCTCGCGTCGGGCATGCCGTCGCGGGACTTCGCGGCCAAACACCTGCTCGCGCCGCTCGGCATCGTGGACTGGCGCTGGCGCCTCGACCCGCAAGGCGTGGCGACCGGCGGCTTCGGCCTGTACCTCAGGACGCAGGACATGGCCCGCTTCGGCTATCTCTACCTCCATCATGGCCAGTGGAACGGCACGCAGGTCGTGCCGCGCGCCTGGGCCGACAAGGTGTTCCAGGCGAGCGTGCCGATGTTCGCGACGGGCGCCTGGAAGTACGCGGACGGCTGGTGGACGCTGCCCTCGCGCGGCGCGTATTTCACCGTCGGCTTCGACCGGCAGTTGATCGTGGTGATGCCCGAGACGGGCGTCGTGGCGGCGATGACGGGCCGCTCCAATTACCCGCTCGACAACGTGATCGACCATCTCGCGCGCGCCGCGCGGTCGGCATCGCCGCTGCCCGCCGACGCCCAGGGGCAGGCCGCGCTGGACGCGAAGATCCGCGAGGCGGCCACCCCCAAGCCGATGGCGACCTTGCCGGCCGCGCCGCCGATCGCGCGTGAAGTCGCGGGCAGGACCTATGCGCTCGAGCGCAATCCCTGGGGCATGAAGGAGATGACGCTGCGCATGGACGGTGCACCGGCGATGGAGCTCGTCGTCTATACCTCGCGCACGAGCAATGCGACCATGAAGGTCACCTTGCCTTTGGGGATGGATGGGAAGTTCACGATGAGCGAGACACCGGAAGGCTTGACGGCGATCCAGGCGGGCTGGACGGATGCATCGACCTTGTCGGCGGTCCTGCGCGTGCCCGAAGAGGGCATCTCGAGGACCTATGAATTGCGCTTCGATGGCGCCCGGGTGGCGGTCACGGTGACCAATTCCACCGGGGCCAAGACCAGCTTTTCCGGCGAAGCGCGCTAG
- a CDS encoding nuclear transport factor 2 family protein, whose translation MDSQATKEIVKNAWAAFATRDAARIEAVFTPDAIWHAPPGNATGVALGYTQFDLTRDVIVRFLSREFATLFVADVQSTPRSLTAEGSRAVLETTFRARLSSGRHYENDYCFVIDVMDGRIHRMREYMDTQRGFRCIFGDAGSLATSG comes from the coding sequence ATGGACTCGCAAGCCACCAAGGAAATCGTGAAGAACGCGTGGGCCGCTTTCGCGACACGGGATGCGGCGCGCATCGAGGCGGTGTTCACGCCCGACGCGATCTGGCATGCGCCGCCGGGCAACGCGACCGGCGTCGCGCTCGGCTACACGCAGTTCGACCTGACGCGCGACGTCATCGTGCGATTCCTTTCGCGCGAGTTCGCAACGCTGTTCGTGGCGGACGTCCAATCGACGCCGCGCAGCCTCACGGCCGAAGGATCGCGTGCGGTGCTGGAGACGACGTTCCGGGCGCGGCTGTCCAGCGGCAGGCACTACGAGAACGACTATTGCTTCGTCATCGACGTCATGGACGGCCGCATCCACCGCATGCGCGAGTACATGGACACGCAGCGCGGCTTTCGCTGCATCTTCGGCGACGCCGGCAGCCTGGCGACTTCGGGCTGA
- a CDS encoding BON domain-containing protein, translating to MNGPFAVAAFLLLMHAAPCGAQERRNFFEDPFAQVTSALRDCPEPEGPLMTPQEFRDAAHIRAQHGGSCYLSGRCRLPNSYLYDKEIIPRTVQYIQRDGRFDDTSVWILGQRRIVTILGCVNSREQADALVKWVMLMDDVMNVVDQTMVGTRGAPPYPVQGR from the coding sequence ATGAACGGGCCATTCGCTGTCGCAGCTTTCCTCCTTTTGATGCATGCCGCCCCGTGTGGCGCGCAGGAGCGCAGGAATTTCTTCGAGGATCCCTTCGCGCAGGTGACCTCCGCCCTGCGCGACTGCCCCGAGCCCGAAGGACCGTTGATGACGCCGCAGGAATTTCGCGACGCGGCGCACATCCGCGCGCAGCACGGGGGCAGCTGCTACCTCTCCGGCCGCTGCCGCCTGCCGAACTCGTACCTGTACGACAAGGAGATCATCCCGCGCACCGTCCAGTACATCCAGCGCGACGGGCGCTTCGACGACACGAGCGTATGGATCCTCGGGCAGCGGCGCATCGTCACGATCCTGGGCTGCGTGAATTCGCGCGAGCAGGCCGACGCGCTCGTGAAGTGGGTGATGCTGATGGACGACGTCATGAACGTCGTGGACCAGACCATGGTGGGAACGCGGGGCGCCCCGCCCTATCCCGTCCAGGGCCGCTGA